TTGCACACTTACAGTATGTTGAATGGACTGTGAGTCCTTcaagtgttttttaaaatgtctttTCTCCCCAgtatgatttcattttttaacttttttttaatttaatgaattAAAATTAAGTCTTAATGAACTCGGATGCATCATCATTTTGATTTAGCATTtcaacatggattcatgcagattagttatgatcaagtataagtttcattacagaaaataaatataaaataaaatatattttttaaaattaggtttatttgcttaaaatggactttgtgGTAGATGGCTTTCctctaattctgagctttctgggtaacaagtTACCAGATAAGCAATCTCGTACAATAAATCTGTTCTGTTTAATTGTGCAATATAAACTAAGAATAAGCAGTAGAGATAAGTGGTGACaagcaaatttttcggcaggcatagatttgcagtgaatttccgcattttgccattggtgaattgtttcgcgaaacttttcgtgcgtcaaaaaaaaagtcacggttgcgtcaTAATAGGCGTgtcaaaaagggcgcagtcacgtcaaaaaaaggttgTGGCAAAATGGGTGTGGGCGTCAAACacgaattttgctgtcgtttcgcgaatttttaggcgaggtgaaacgggacagattcgctcatcactagagatgagtgaattttgccaggtttcaccacaaaaaaatgcccatacacTCCAGTGGTtgcaaaaaacaataataaaaacaccCCTTGACTTTAATATGTTTTGTGAATTTCATGCCGAAATAACCTTGACTGCTGCTATTTTAATGGAACAAACTGCTGGTCTGCATTGAGAGGTTAACTGCGTTTGTCCCCTAAAAAATAAAAGACCAAAGTCCTATCATAGTTATCTTACTTAAATGGTATGTTTATAAATAGCTACATGTTTTACTTTTTGCTTCTTCTAGTTGATAAGAATGGTGATGTATGTATTTCCATTCTTCACGAACCCGGAGAAGACAAATATGGCTACGAGAAACCTGAGGAGCGCTGGCTACCTATCCATACAGTGGAAACCATAATGATCAGTGTAATTTCTATGCTAGCAGACCCTAATGGAGACTCTCCAGCAAATGTGGATGCAGCGGTACATTCTTATATACTTTCTTATATGTAAATTTATTTTCTACAAAGGGGCTCTCTGGATCAATGTATAAAACTTTAATTTGGGTTGTTGCTTATAGGACTGATACATGCtgtgttgtgatttttatgggttATATTGAGAGCGAGCAATGGCTGAGAAACCAGAGGAGCACTGGTTAAACATAGTTAACCCATAAATTAGATTTGTTCCTAAAATTGCTTTTGTTCAAAAGTGCAATCCCTGATGCATTACAGTTGCCTCATGTTCAGAACGTCCTCTTTGCCTTAGCTCAGAACTGATCATTTGTTTAGTAAGGTTAGACAACTGTATGAGAGCAATTGATATCCATTTTTAATGGATCTGATTCCAAGCCATCAAATCAATTATGCATAATGCGTTATGGAACGGGGCACAAATGAATAAACAAATCTTATTTAAGCTTTTAAACAAAATTGTGGAATTGTAGCTGGTCTCTAAATTTGAAACGTGTAAAGACCAACTCCTTGCATGACATGAAACAAATTGTTAGGGATGTACAGAATCCTGATCCTTAAAATCAGGTGACATTGGATAACTGTACAATGTTGGTGTAGTTagtggggtgttttttttttttttgttttttcccacTGATCTGCAAAATGGCTAGTGCCATTTTCCTGTCTGCTGGTGGTGCTGCTGCACTGTTTGCCACCCACTGGAAATTACATATTACTGGGGATTTACACTGATGCAGAAATATCTGCCCGTATTGCTTATGTGCAGAGTTGTCTTTCAGCAGAGTAATACAGTGCAGCTACAGCTCCTTATATAATCCACATACATTCTCCCCTACTCCCCAACCACTGAACCACCAAGGTTGCACCCATGAGGCAGGGGCATCATCAAAGAATTACTAAGAAGTTAAATTGATATATTATTTCTCACTGTTCCCAGGCCCCACATGATGTAATCAGCAATGGGGTctggactgggatccaaaataggccctggcaatctTGCAAATCTACCATTCCGCCAATATATTTCAGGGTTGTTTTGGCAGTCCTATTGTAGGATTGCAATGACTAGGTATCAGTGCAAAATACTGCCAAACAGTGCAGATACATCAAACCCTTATAGGTAATGTGGAAAGAAGTTCTTAAGTGCACTGCAGTACTTTCAGCTGAGTGCACAGTCCACTTGCAGTATCTTTCCAAATGACACAGAAAAGTATAAAGTGCTGCACTTGAGATGTTGTTTTACAATACCAGGTATCCAATGAAGAACTATcattaaatgaaaaatgtaattgaaacTTTATATTCTATCCCTTGTTGCATCAGATGATAGACTGTTATCTCTGATACATGATCTGGGCATAGGGAGCACAGAGTAGCCTTTTATAGGAGCTGaccgtcaaaaaaaaaaagtgtgattttgGGGGAGGGTTGGtattaaagcaatactgaaaCGGTCCTATAAAGAAACTTAATTGTTGTAGGCAGCTTTTAGGTAGACCACTTAAGTCGGGTAACGTTTGGGATTTTTCTCCCTTCCAACAAAAAAAGccttacttttcatttatttatataagtattTTACATGCATAATGTTAAGATCTGGTCTCTGGCTTGGATGCAAAAGATAATCTGATTGTGTAAGGAATATGGTGTTGTACAACTCGGCATTTAACTAAATGCATTGTATTGTGCATGTACAGAAAGAGTGGAGAGAAGACCGTAACGGtgaatttaaaagaaaagttgCCCGCTGTGTAAGAAAAAGCCAAGAAACAGCTTTCGAGTGACATTTAACCAGCAGCTAGTAGCTTCACAATTTCAGGGTAAGTTTCTGTGAATATACCAATTCCTGTAAATAAGTCCATACATTCAATTTGTTGTAATGTCTAATGCACATTTAGACTGGTGACAGCTTAATCCTGTTGAAAGTTTTTAATAAGCTTTTGTATATTGCAAGTTATCAAGGATggtctttaaagggatactgtcatgggaaacatgtttttttcaaaatgcatcagttagtagagcttctccagcagaatcctgcattgaaatcagtctttcaaaaacagtttttttttttttatatatatatttaatttggaaatttcacttggggctagccatattcttcatttccaagggtgctgcagccatgtgact
This sequence is a window from Xenopus tropicalis strain Nigerian chromosome 2, UCB_Xtro_10.0, whole genome shotgun sequence. Protein-coding genes within it:
- the ube2g1 gene encoding ubiquitin-conjugating enzyme E2 G1, with the protein product MTELQSALLLRRQLAELNKNPVEGFSAGLIDDNDLYRWEVLIIGPPDTLYEGGVFKAHLTFPRDYPLRPPKMKFITEIWHPNVDKNGDVCISILHEPGEDKYGYEKPEERWLPIHTVETIMISVISMLADPNGDSPANVDAAKEWREDRNGEFKRKVARCVRKSQETAFE